Proteins found in one Terribacillus sp. DMT04 genomic segment:
- the trpE gene encoding anthranilate synthase component I: MSTTQTIHFEKKQLNGDTLTPVIIYKRLRGQKKFLLESSVHHTGKGRYSIIGANPYKELTGTGQRTVITENGKEEKLKEKPLEMLKQHISGVQLPLDFPFYGGAIGYMAYDTIRQYEAIGEMPADPIGMPEVHFMFYQDIIIYDHKHERVTLLAVNGSGNRSAEALQERLEEMEKDITTHQEIPDASLPAVHFHPEIDQAAFMKMVEDAKAYIKAGDVFQIVLSQRLTADFDGDAFSFYRKLRASNPSPYMFYLDFEDYTVLGASPESLIKASDGKVMANPIAGSRPRGKTTEQDEQLTTELLADEKELAEHRMLVDLSRNDLGRVCKVGTVELTKYMTVEKYQHVMHIVSEVQGDLAEGMTGLDALIAALPAGTVSGAPKIRAMQLINQFEKKKRGLYAGAIGYINMNGDLDLALAIRTMVVKDKKAYVQAGAGLVYDSDPATEYDETLHKAKSLTEVGLHDSANR; this comes from the coding sequence ATGAGCACTACGCAAACGATTCATTTTGAAAAGAAGCAGCTGAACGGAGATACACTGACACCAGTCATCATATATAAACGATTACGTGGACAAAAAAAGTTCTTGCTGGAAAGTTCGGTCCATCATACAGGAAAAGGACGCTATTCCATCATTGGTGCTAATCCATATAAGGAATTGACAGGAACAGGACAGCGAACAGTAATTACCGAGAATGGAAAAGAAGAGAAGCTAAAGGAGAAACCGCTGGAAATGTTAAAGCAGCATATAAGCGGTGTTCAGCTTCCACTTGACTTTCCGTTTTATGGCGGAGCAATCGGCTACATGGCTTATGATACGATTCGGCAATATGAAGCGATTGGCGAGATGCCAGCAGATCCAATTGGTATGCCGGAAGTTCATTTCATGTTTTACCAAGACATCATCATTTACGATCACAAGCATGAACGAGTTACGCTGCTGGCAGTTAATGGTTCTGGTAATCGGTCAGCAGAAGCTTTGCAAGAGCGTCTGGAGGAGATGGAGAAGGATATTACTACACATCAGGAAATACCGGATGCAAGTTTACCTGCTGTCCATTTCCACCCAGAGATAGACCAGGCAGCCTTTATGAAAATGGTTGAAGATGCGAAAGCTTATATCAAAGCAGGGGATGTCTTTCAAATCGTGCTTTCGCAGCGGCTGACAGCAGATTTTGATGGAGATGCATTTAGTTTTTACCGAAAGCTGCGAGCGAGCAACCCCTCTCCATATATGTTTTATCTTGATTTTGAAGACTATACCGTATTAGGTGCTTCGCCAGAGAGCTTGATTAAAGCAAGTGATGGCAAAGTAATGGCAAATCCTATTGCTGGGTCACGGCCGCGGGGCAAAACAACCGAACAAGATGAGCAATTGACTACAGAGCTGTTAGCAGATGAAAAAGAGTTAGCAGAACATCGTATGCTCGTTGACTTGAGTCGGAATGACCTGGGGCGTGTATGTAAGGTAGGCACGGTTGAACTCACAAAGTATATGACGGTGGAAAAATATCAGCACGTGATGCACATCGTATCTGAGGTGCAAGGAGACTTGGCCGAAGGAATGACCGGATTGGATGCACTCATAGCAGCACTTCCGGCAGGAACCGTATCTGGGGCACCAAAGATACGGGCCATGCAATTAATCAATCAATTTGAGAAGAAAAAACGAGGTCTCTATGCAGGAGCGATAGGCTACATCAACATGAACGGCGATCTAGATCTGGCGCTGGCAATCCGGACCATGGTTGTCAAAGACAAAAAAGCTTATGTGCAGGCAGGCGCCGGACTTGTTTATGATTCGGATCCTGCAACAGAGTACGATGAGACACTTCATAAAGCGAAATCACTAACGGAGGTAGGTTTGCATGATTCTGCTAATCGATAA
- a CDS encoding DEAD/DEAH box helicase: protein MKHFSELNLQESRLELLHKLGIAEPTPVQQQAIPEILAGKDVIAKAQTGTGKTLAFLLPILEMLDAESEGIQALILSPTRELAIQIYDELAKLVHPEEEIGILAVYGGQDIVKQLKRLEGRIDIVVATPGRLLDHMRRGTVDLAHVRTFVLDEADQMLHMGFWHDVKDVANALPKTKQTLLFSATMPKEIRQLAGTQMQRPKEITIETDNVTLQEIKQIVLEMSDREKRNTLKTLLQMYRPFAAIIFCRTKRRASELHGYLRGLGLESDELHGDLSQAKRERAMKNFREYKTQFLVATDVAARGLDVEGVTHVFNYDLPEDTESYIHRIGRTGRAGSTGLTVAFVTPRDRHQIKQIEKETKQRLPRKQLVFGDNGKADLQDAGKETS, encoded by the coding sequence ATGAAGCATTTCAGTGAGTTAAACTTACAAGAAAGCAGATTAGAACTGTTACATAAATTAGGAATAGCAGAGCCCACGCCTGTTCAGCAGCAAGCAATACCGGAGATTTTGGCTGGAAAAGATGTGATTGCGAAAGCACAGACAGGTACCGGCAAGACGCTTGCTTTCTTGCTGCCAATACTTGAAATGCTTGATGCAGAGAGTGAAGGAATACAAGCGCTTATTCTTAGCCCGACGAGGGAATTGGCGATCCAAATTTATGATGAACTTGCCAAGCTAGTTCATCCAGAAGAAGAAATAGGCATCCTCGCTGTTTACGGGGGACAAGATATTGTGAAGCAGCTGAAGCGTTTGGAAGGAAGAATAGATATTGTTGTGGCAACTCCAGGGCGGCTTCTCGATCATATGCGACGCGGCACAGTTGATTTAGCGCATGTTCGTACATTTGTCTTGGATGAGGCGGATCAGATGCTGCATATGGGGTTTTGGCATGATGTAAAAGATGTCGCGAATGCTTTGCCTAAAACAAAACAGACGTTATTGTTCTCTGCGACGATGCCAAAAGAAATCCGGCAGCTGGCTGGTACGCAAATGCAGCGCCCGAAGGAGATCACGATTGAAACAGACAATGTCACATTGCAGGAGATCAAACAGATTGTCTTGGAAATGTCAGACAGAGAAAAGCGCAATACGCTTAAAACGCTATTGCAAATGTATCGGCCATTTGCCGCCATTATTTTCTGTCGAACAAAAAGACGTGCATCTGAGCTGCATGGCTATTTGCGTGGATTAGGTCTCGAATCGGACGAGCTGCATGGCGATCTTTCACAAGCAAAACGAGAGCGAGCGATGAAAAATTTTCGTGAGTACAAAACCCAGTTCCTTGTTGCAACAGATGTAGCAGCTCGCGGATTGGATGTGGAAGGTGTTACGCATGTATTTAACTATGACTTGCCGGAAGATACAGAAAGCTATATCCATCGCATCGGTCGTACCGGCAGAGCAGGAAGTACAGGCTTGACTGTTGCGTTTGTAACACCGCGTGACCGTCATCAAATTAAGCAAATTGAAAAAGAAACAAAACAGCGCTTGCCTCGAAAACAGCTAGTCTTTGGTGACAACGGCAAAGCCGATTTACAGGATGCTGGAAAAGAAACCTCTTGA
- the trpD gene encoding anthranilate phosphoribosyltransferase gives MEPLLAKLTNTASLSYAEALHASRELLDGTMPEAVAGAFLSMLQTRGETADEVAGMVAAIREKAQTIPFQAADVMDNCGTGGDGSQSFNISTTAAFVIAGAGITVAKHGNRSVSSRTGSADVLENLGVPLSLPAAETTDLLKENKIAFLFAPHVHPGLKQVMQLRKVLRIPTIFNLIGPLTNPVPLDSQLLGIYRRDMLGMMAEALHKLGRKRAIVVNGAGHMDEASLAGDNHLVLLEEGKQTAFTLHPEEVGLPVYPLEAIKGGDAADNAQILLRVLNREAGVHRDTVVLNAGLGIYANGKTNSIREGIEMAQESIDSGAAKARLQYLIDYKQKEVTS, from the coding sequence ATGGAACCGTTATTGGCTAAGCTTACGAACACAGCATCCTTGAGTTATGCAGAAGCATTACACGCATCAAGAGAATTGTTGGATGGGACTATGCCAGAAGCCGTAGCAGGAGCGTTCCTATCGATGCTGCAAACCCGCGGAGAAACAGCTGATGAAGTAGCAGGAATGGTAGCAGCCATACGTGAGAAAGCCCAGACTATTCCTTTTCAAGCAGCTGATGTGATGGATAACTGCGGCACCGGCGGCGACGGATCACAAAGTTTTAATATCAGCACTACCGCAGCATTTGTCATCGCAGGAGCGGGCATAACCGTCGCTAAGCATGGCAACCGCAGCGTCTCTAGCAGAACCGGCAGTGCCGATGTTCTGGAAAATCTCGGTGTGCCATTATCCTTGCCAGCAGCAGAGACAACGGACTTGCTAAAAGAAAATAAAATCGCATTTCTATTTGCGCCGCATGTTCACCCTGGTTTAAAACAGGTAATGCAGCTACGGAAAGTACTGCGGATTCCAACGATTTTCAATCTAATCGGTCCGTTAACCAATCCAGTGCCGCTTGATTCACAGCTGCTCGGAATTTACCGCCGCGATATGCTTGGTATGATGGCCGAAGCCTTGCATAAGCTGGGGCGAAAGCGAGCGATCGTTGTAAATGGTGCAGGTCACATGGATGAAGCATCCTTAGCAGGCGACAATCATTTGGTGTTGTTAGAAGAAGGCAAGCAAACAGCTTTCACGCTTCATCCAGAAGAAGTTGGACTGCCAGTGTATCCACTGGAGGCAATTAAGGGCGGCGACGCAGCGGATAATGCACAAATTTTGCTGCGTGTATTGAACAGAGAAGCAGGTGTCCATCGCGATACTGTCGTACTGAACGCCGGTCTTGGTATCTATGCGAATGGAAAGACAAACTCCATTCGGGAAGGCATAGAAATGGCACAGGAAAGCATTGATAGCGGAGCAGCCAAAGCGAGGCTGCAATACTTGATTGATTACAAGCAAAAGGAAGTGACCTCATGA
- a CDS encoding aminodeoxychorismate/anthranilate synthase component II, translating to MILLIDNYDSFTYNLFQYTAELGEEVTVVRNDEVTIQDIERMQPEAIIVSPGPGRPEEAGICVEAIQHFAGKTPILGICLGHQAIGTAFGAEVSRAGQIKHGKTSTLRYEGEHDIALIIKDLPIMRYHSLVINKQTVPEELEVTAYAEDDEEIMAVQHRQYPVYGLQFHPESIGTEAGKEIVKYYIERMKEGKSYGTVIG from the coding sequence ATGATTCTGCTAATCGATAATTACGATTCTTTTACGTATAACTTATTTCAATACACAGCGGAGCTTGGAGAAGAGGTAACAGTAGTCCGCAATGATGAGGTAACCATTCAGGATATCGAAAGAATGCAGCCAGAAGCAATCATTGTGTCACCAGGGCCAGGAAGACCGGAGGAGGCGGGCATCTGCGTGGAGGCTATTCAGCACTTTGCTGGCAAAACGCCTATTCTCGGTATTTGTCTTGGTCACCAGGCAATTGGGACAGCATTCGGAGCTGAAGTCAGTCGCGCAGGTCAAATTAAACATGGTAAAACATCTACGCTGCGCTATGAAGGCGAACATGATATAGCGCTGATTATCAAGGACCTGCCAATTATGCGTTATCATTCGCTCGTCATTAATAAGCAGACTGTTCCGGAAGAATTAGAAGTGACGGCATACGCAGAAGATGATGAGGAAATCATGGCTGTCCAGCATCGCCAATATCCAGTCTATGGCCTGCAGTTCCATCCGGAATCAATTGGAACCGAAGCTGGTAAGGAAATTGTGAAATACTACATTGAACGTATGAAAGAAGGGAAAAGTTATGGAACCGTTATTGGCTAA
- a CDS encoding phosphoribosylanthranilate isomerase: MIVKICGIQSVDAGLAAAEAGADMIGFVFAESSRKVTAEQAAQIGKKLPSHIKKVGVFVNEPIETLLHIADTAALDYIQLHGDETPAYVKELNKPVMKAFSVSSEADLELLTAFACDYYLLDSPAEAYRGGNGTSFDWSLASSKTLPRERLFLAGGLHADNVQQAIREVSPAGVDVSSGVETNKQKDTLKIQQFIAAAKKGK; encoded by the coding sequence ATGATTGTTAAGATTTGCGGTATCCAGTCTGTTGACGCTGGCCTGGCAGCTGCAGAAGCAGGCGCTGATATGATTGGTTTTGTTTTCGCTGAGAGCAGCAGAAAAGTAACGGCGGAGCAGGCAGCACAGATTGGCAAGAAGCTGCCGTCACATATAAAAAAAGTTGGTGTGTTCGTGAATGAGCCGATCGAAACACTCTTACACATTGCAGACACTGCTGCATTAGATTACATTCAGCTGCATGGCGATGAAACACCAGCATATGTAAAAGAATTGAATAAGCCAGTGATGAAAGCTTTCTCCGTTTCGTCAGAGGCAGACCTAGAGCTGCTCACTGCTTTTGCTTGCGATTACTATTTGCTGGATAGTCCGGCTGAAGCTTACCGCGGCGGTAATGGAACATCATTTGACTGGTCGTTAGCAAGTTCAAAGACACTGCCGAGGGAAAGATTATTCCTAGCTGGCGGGCTGCACGCGGACAATGTGCAGCAAGCTATCCGCGAAGTAAGCCCTGCTGGAGTTGATGTAAGCAGCGGTGTGGAGACAAATAAACAAAAAGATACGCTAAAAATACAGCAATTTATTGCAGCGGCAAAGAAAGGAAAGTGA
- a CDS encoding 3D domain-containing protein: MKKTVVSLATGLVVAGAFSTTASAAEYNVQTGDTLWDIAHKYEVSVDQLKELNQLDSDLIFPNQKLNIDKETTNTTDSYTVVKGDTLSKIAGKFNVSVGNIKAWNSLNSDLIVIGQQLAVTGSETAAAAPVKQEAAKAEAPKQEAPAQEAPKQEAPKQETAPKQEAPAQQESKQEAEPAKQEAAPAKEETAAASTNQEAAKELTVSATAYTGQCDGCSGVTATGIDLNANPNAKVIAVDPSVIPLGSRVWVEGYGEAVAGDTGGAIKGNKIDVHVPDKGTALSWGRKSVTVKVLD; this comes from the coding sequence ATGAAAAAAACAGTCGTATCTTTAGCTACAGGACTAGTGGTCGCGGGGGCATTCAGCACAACAGCATCAGCTGCTGAATATAACGTTCAAACAGGGGATACCCTTTGGGATATCGCACACAAATACGAAGTAAGTGTTGATCAGCTTAAAGAGCTTAACCAACTTGATTCTGACCTAATCTTTCCTAATCAGAAGTTAAATATAGATAAAGAAACAACAAACACAACAGATTCATATACAGTAGTAAAAGGCGATACTCTATCTAAAATCGCAGGGAAGTTCAACGTATCGGTAGGAAACATTAAAGCATGGAACAGCTTGAATTCCGATTTGATTGTAATAGGTCAGCAACTTGCAGTGACTGGTAGCGAAACAGCAGCGGCAGCACCAGTAAAACAAGAAGCGGCTAAAGCGGAAGCTCCGAAACAAGAAGCTCCAGCACAAGAAGCGCCGAAGCAAGAAGCTCCAAAACAAGAAACAGCACCGAAGCAAGAAGCTCCAGCACAACAGGAGTCTAAACAAGAAGCAGAACCTGCTAAACAAGAAGCAGCTCCTGCCAAAGAAGAAACAGCAGCTGCAAGTACAAATCAAGAAGCTGCAAAAGAATTGACAGTATCAGCAACAGCATATACTGGACAATGTGATGGTTGTTCTGGTGTAACAGCTACTGGTATTGATTTGAATGCAAATCCAAATGCTAAAGTTATTGCAGTAGATCCAAGTGTTATTCCTCTGGGATCTCGTGTATGGGTAGAAGGCTATGGAGAAGCAGTCGCTGGCGATACTGGCGGTGCAATTAAAGGCAACAAGATCGATGTACACGTACCTGACAAAGGCACAGCACTTAGCTGGGGACGTAAATCTGTAACTGTAAAAGTTCTAGACTAA
- the trpA gene encoding tryptophan synthase subunit alpha, protein MSKAKLDTAFQTVEEAGEKAFVPYIMAGDGGLDNLNERIRFLAESGATAIELGLPFSDPVADGPTIQAAGIRALEAGTTVQAVLDEVAKEKNNRTVPLVIMTYLNPIFAYGIEAFASACEAAGISGLILPDLPLEEEGLVMKTLQKHNIALIRLVALTSTPERIRTLAERSEGFLYAVTVAGTTGERASFVDQIGTHLQALKKISKAPVLAGFGVSTPEHVKELSQYCDGVVVGSKIVDALYRGDKQQVADLIASRKY, encoded by the coding sequence ATGAGTAAAGCAAAGCTGGATACTGCATTTCAAACGGTAGAAGAAGCCGGAGAAAAAGCGTTTGTGCCGTATATCATGGCTGGAGATGGCGGTTTGGATAATCTGAACGAACGCATCCGTTTTCTTGCAGAAAGCGGAGCAACAGCGATTGAGCTCGGATTGCCATTTTCAGATCCTGTTGCAGACGGTCCGACCATTCAAGCAGCAGGCATCCGTGCCTTGGAAGCTGGAACAACGGTACAAGCTGTTCTGGATGAAGTCGCAAAAGAGAAAAATAATCGCACAGTACCTCTGGTTATTATGACATATCTGAATCCTATCTTTGCTTATGGCATAGAAGCCTTTGCATCCGCTTGCGAAGCTGCAGGAATATCAGGCCTCATTTTGCCGGATTTGCCGCTTGAAGAAGAAGGACTTGTTATGAAGACACTGCAAAAGCACAATATTGCGCTCATTCGTTTGGTCGCTTTGACGAGCACACCAGAAAGAATCCGTACACTTGCCGAACGCTCGGAAGGATTCCTTTACGCGGTAACAGTCGCAGGCACGACAGGAGAGCGAGCTAGCTTTGTTGATCAAATCGGCACGCACTTGCAAGCGTTGAAGAAGATCAGTAAAGCTCCGGTACTTGCCGGATTTGGAGTCTCTACACCCGAACATGTGAAGGAACTTAGCCAGTATTGTGATGGTGTTGTAGTGGGAAGTAAGATTGTTGATGCGCTCTATCGAGGAGACAAACAGCAAGTGGCTGATTTGATTGCGTCCAGGAAGTACTAA
- the trpB gene encoding tryptophan synthase subunit beta, with protein MAAYPTETGHYGDFGGRFVPETLMPAILELEKAFKEAKEDEDFQEEMRYYLKQYVGRETPLYYAERLTKHLNGPKIYLKREDLNHTGAHKINNTIGQALLTQRMGKKKVVAETGAGQHGVATATVSALLGLECIIFMGKEDVRRQALNVYRMELLGAQVVSVDQGNGTLKDAVNEAMRYWTANVEDTHYIFGTAAGPHPFPQIVRDFQRIIGDETRKQIIEAEGKLPEAVVACVGGGSNAIGMFYPFVDDRDVKMYGVEAGGKGLVSGMHAASLTEGKAGILHGSLSYLLQNEDGQVQEPHSISAGLDYPGVGPEHSYLKDAERVTYDAITDEEALEAVRMLSRTEGIIPALESAHAIAYCKKLAPKMNKDDVLVVCLSGRGDKDVNTIREAHETGGELHE; from the coding sequence ATGGCAGCATATCCGACAGAAACGGGGCACTATGGAGACTTTGGCGGTCGATTTGTGCCAGAAACATTAATGCCAGCTATACTTGAATTAGAAAAAGCGTTTAAAGAAGCGAAAGAGGATGAAGATTTTCAAGAAGAGATGCGCTATTATTTAAAGCAATATGTCGGGCGGGAGACACCGCTTTATTATGCAGAACGTCTCACTAAGCATTTAAATGGGCCGAAAATTTACCTAAAGCGAGAAGATTTAAATCATACAGGTGCGCATAAGATCAACAATACAATCGGGCAAGCATTACTGACACAGCGAATGGGGAAGAAAAAGGTCGTAGCGGAAACAGGAGCTGGTCAGCATGGAGTGGCAACAGCAACGGTTAGTGCTTTGCTTGGACTAGAATGCATCATTTTCATGGGAAAAGAAGATGTCAGACGCCAAGCATTGAATGTGTATCGCATGGAGCTGCTTGGCGCCCAAGTTGTATCCGTCGACCAAGGCAATGGGACACTGAAAGATGCCGTAAATGAAGCGATGCGCTACTGGACTGCAAACGTGGAGGATACGCATTATATCTTTGGTACTGCGGCTGGTCCGCATCCGTTTCCGCAAATCGTGCGGGATTTCCAACGTATTATTGGAGACGAGACACGCAAACAAATTATCGAAGCGGAAGGCAAGCTGCCTGAAGCAGTCGTTGCCTGTGTTGGTGGAGGCAGCAATGCCATCGGTATGTTTTATCCGTTTGTAGACGATCGGGATGTGAAAATGTACGGTGTGGAAGCTGGCGGTAAAGGATTAGTGTCTGGGATGCACGCAGCATCGCTAACAGAAGGGAAAGCGGGTATTTTGCATGGATCGTTATCTTATCTGCTGCAAAATGAAGATGGCCAGGTACAAGAGCCGCATTCGATTTCGGCTGGTTTAGATTACCCAGGGGTCGGCCCAGAACATAGCTATCTTAAAGATGCCGAACGTGTGACATATGATGCTATCACAGATGAAGAAGCACTGGAAGCAGTACGAATGCTTTCCAGAACAGAAGGGATTATTCCTGCTTTGGAAAGTGCACATGCCATAGCTTACTGCAAAAAACTAGCACCAAAGATGAACAAAGATGATGTTTTGGTTGTATGCCTGTCGGGGCGTGGCGATAAAGATGTGAACACAATTAGAGAAGCGCATGAAACAGGAGGTGAGCTGCATGAGTAA
- a CDS encoding MFS transporter encodes MVSVISSIYMLTGSAAASAFVPFTITTSMFVSSLLTPLLVGKVNLKWLLAGSQIGKTILLVILGFLLMVITVSNYYIIFLLIGLIAFLDGCANPIRQTLIPHYVRSDQLMQANGVAETVTQAIQAAMWFAGSLFLMVLSAQQLVWFVGALFIIASFLLCQLDSVRHTTTEPKGKLEQIKAGWIALSKTPVLRRIAWIDIFETIAGTVWIAAILYAFVSEALHVDEKWWGFINGAFFLGLIAGSVYCIKYGAVMERRLGSFIFIGSLLSAFVTLLFSLNSLPLISLLLSFCVGLFGQIKNIPQQSVIQTSVPKEQLSTVYTSLGAIGTGIFGIGSLVMGLLADLLGIRVVFMISGMLLAAVSIVAFRSKHLFMKSK; translated from the coding sequence ATGGTTAGTGTGATAAGTTCGATTTATATGTTAACAGGTTCTGCAGCTGCATCAGCATTTGTACCATTTACCATTACTACTTCTATGTTTGTATCCAGCTTGCTAACACCTCTTTTAGTGGGAAAGGTAAATCTGAAATGGTTGCTGGCCGGATCACAGATTGGAAAAACTATTTTGCTTGTTATACTAGGTTTTCTGTTAATGGTAATTACCGTATCTAATTATTACATCATCTTCTTATTAATAGGGTTGATTGCATTTTTAGATGGTTGTGCTAATCCGATAAGACAAACATTAATTCCGCACTATGTGAGATCAGATCAGTTAATGCAGGCGAATGGAGTTGCGGAAACTGTAACACAGGCCATACAGGCAGCCATGTGGTTTGCAGGAAGTTTGTTTCTAATGGTGTTGAGTGCTCAGCAGCTGGTTTGGTTTGTCGGGGCCTTGTTCATCATTGCTAGTTTCTTGCTATGTCAGTTAGATAGTGTTAGACATACAACAACAGAGCCTAAAGGAAAATTAGAACAAATAAAAGCAGGCTGGATAGCCTTATCCAAAACGCCAGTATTAAGAAGAATTGCTTGGATTGATATTTTCGAAACGATTGCTGGAACAGTTTGGATAGCCGCCATTTTATATGCATTTGTCAGTGAAGCACTGCATGTTGATGAAAAGTGGTGGGGGTTTATCAATGGAGCATTCTTTTTAGGGTTAATTGCAGGAAGTGTGTATTGTATTAAATATGGTGCTGTAATGGAAAGAAGATTAGGAAGTTTTATTTTTATCGGTTCTTTATTAAGTGCATTTGTCACCTTACTGTTTAGCCTAAACAGTTTGCCACTCATTTCCTTGCTGTTATCATTTTGTGTTGGACTGTTTGGACAGATCAAAAATATCCCGCAGCAATCTGTTATCCAAACTAGCGTCCCAAAAGAACAACTGTCTACGGTCTATACATCATTAGGTGCTATTGGGACAGGGATTTTTGGCATTGGTTCCTTAGTTATGGGATTATTAGCAGACTTGCTTGGGATTCGGGTTGTCTTCATGATCTCCGGGATGCTGCTAGCTGCAGTTAGTATAGTCGCTTTCAGAAGTAAGCATTTATTTATGAAAAGCAAGTAA
- the trpC gene encoding indole-3-glycerol phosphate synthase TrpC, with translation MTFLERILKEKRTEIATLKQTYRPTAAQRKPISLYERFQQKDQLQIIAEIKRASPSKGVINPDVVPADQAKIYETAGAGAVSVLTDMPFFKGTMDDLAAVREAVDLPVLNKDFILEEIQIDRAADYGADVILLIVAALENDRLHDLYQYARSKDMDVLVEVHNEEELEQAQVLDANIIGINNRNLKTFEVDLGVTERLIKKINTANTLVISESGMAVPANAERVARVGARGILVGETLMRASDIASALQSLQVSVGAERS, from the coding sequence ATGACATTTTTGGAAAGAATACTAAAGGAAAAGCGAACGGAAATTGCAACATTAAAGCAAACGTACCGACCTACAGCGGCGCAGCGTAAACCAATCTCTTTATACGAACGTTTTCAACAGAAAGATCAGCTGCAAATCATCGCTGAAATCAAGCGTGCTTCTCCATCCAAAGGAGTAATCAATCCAGATGTTGTGCCAGCAGATCAAGCCAAAATCTATGAAACTGCAGGAGCAGGAGCTGTGTCTGTATTGACGGATATGCCATTTTTTAAAGGTACAATGGATGACTTGGCAGCTGTGAGGGAAGCGGTAGATTTACCTGTTTTAAATAAAGACTTTATTTTAGAAGAAATTCAGATTGACAGGGCAGCTGATTACGGTGCTGATGTGATTTTGCTAATCGTCGCAGCGCTCGAGAATGACCGCTTGCATGATTTATATCAATATGCAAGATCAAAAGACATGGATGTACTGGTAGAAGTGCATAACGAAGAAGAATTAGAGCAAGCACAAGTGCTGGATGCGAACATTATTGGCATCAATAATCGGAATCTTAAGACTTTTGAGGTGGATCTTGGTGTGACAGAACGGCTGATAAAGAAAATAAATACAGCAAACACATTGGTAATTAGTGAAAGCGGCATGGCTGTGCCAGCAAATGCAGAGCGTGTAGCACGAGTAGGAGCAAGAGGAATATTAGTTGGCGAAACACTTATGCGCGCTTCTGATATTGCATCCGCATTACAGTCGCTTCAAGTGTCTGTAGGAGCAGAGCGCTCATGA